CCGGGCTTCGGTGATTCGGTCCGACTGCTCAAGCGACTGTCGATGTCGGGTAATCCGATCGGCTGGTTCCTGCGCGAGGTATTCGACCGTTACCGCGACCGTGCATTCTGGCTCAGTCAACAAGCCCTGCGCGCAGCGAAGGAAGAAGCTGACGTCGTGCTCTACCTGGTCAATTCGTCGGAGTCACCGCAGGACGCCGGCTACCTGCCATCCGAGATGAAGATTCTCGAATGGCTCGGCAAGCCGGTCGCCGTGCTGCTCAATCAGATGGGACCACCGCGCGCTGGCACCGAGGAATCGTCCGAACAGGGGCGCTGGAAGCAGCATCTTGCCCAGTTCCCGATCGTGAAAGACGTGCTGCCGCTCGATGCCTTCGCGCGTTGCTGGGTCCACGAGCATGTGTTCTACGAAGCGGTCGGCAAGCTGATCGAACCGGGCAAGCATGCCGGCTACGCCCGCGTGCTCGCTGCGTGGGAAGCCGCCAACCAGCGCCGCTATCGCAACGCGCTGCGGTTAGTGGCCGAATTACTGGCCGTCGCCACGCGCGATCGCCAGGAGATCGCAGCCGAGGGAACCGGGCTGGTACGATCAGCGCTGAAGGCAGTCGGTTTGGGCAAGGACGACAAGAAGCGGCAGGAGCTGGCAATGGCAGCATTGGTCCAGCGTCTGAACAACGAAATCGGCACCACCACGGCCCGTATGCTCGCGTTGCATCGGCTCGACCCGGGCGAGGCGGCCGCCATCAATGCGCGGGTACGTGAAAATTTCGCGGTGCGCGCACCGGTTGACAAGACCCAGGCTGGCTTGCTCGGCGCCGTGGTTTCGGGCGCGGCCACCGGCTTGTCGGCCGACCTGATGGCAGGTGGCCTGACGCTGGGCGGCGGCGCGCTGATCGGCGCCGTTGTCGGCGCCTTGACGATGGCGGGCGCGGCCTGGGGGTTCAATGTCGGGACCGACCGCAATGAGCACAGCGTGCAGTTCGCCGATGCGTTTCTGGAGACGCTGCTCATTGGTGGTTTGCTGCGTTATCTGGCAGTGGCCCATTTCGGGCGCGGCCGCGGCAACTATGTCGAGAGCGAGGCCCCCCCGTTCTGGCAGGCCGAAGTCGAGCGCGCCGTGGGTGAGCATGTGCCCGATCTGCCGGCCCTCTGGCGCGCACTGCGCGAGGCGCCAGACCAGGAGGCCGCCATCGCGATCGCGCAGGCTGCCACCGCGCCGGCTGCCGATGCCGTGCTGACGCAGCTGTATCCGTTAGCTGTGCTACCGGCGCCGGCAGTGTCGCCGGCACCGGCGCCAGCGCCCATTACTGAAACTGGTACCGCGCGCTGAACCCAAGCATCCAGTTGCGGCCAGGCGCCGCTTCGTAATAGCGGCGGTTCGCCTCGGCGACAATCACCGAGCCGACGATGTCGCGGTCGAGCAGATTGTTCAGGCGCAGGTACTCCTTGAAATGCCAGCGGCCGGCCTGCTGGCGTGCCTGCAGTCGCGCGTTCAAGACGCCATAACCTGGCGCCGGCACCGCCGCATTGGCATCGTCCGGATGCACCTTGCTGCTGGCCTGAGCCTCAAGGGCGGCATTGATGTTGCCGTCGCGAGTGGCCCATCCCAGCTCGGAAAATACGCTGGCACGTGGTACGCCCGGCAAGCGGTTACCTCGAGGGATCGTGCCGAATCCGTCGTCGTAGATGGCGCGCAGCAGGTTCGCCGCCACCTGCACGTTCCAGCCGGCGCCGAAGGTCGACGCAACCGACAGCTCCATACCCTGGCGCAGCGTGCGGGCAGCATTCCGGTAGCTCGTGCGTCCGCCGTTGGATACCGCGACCACGAGTTCATCGCGGGTGCTGGCCTGGAAAAGGGCGATGTCGGCCCTGGTCTGCGCGCCGAACATCGACTTGGCACCGACCTCCAGGTGCACGCTGCGACTGGGCGAGAGACCGAAATTGAAACCCGCGCCGCTGGCCGAGTAGAACAGTTCGTTGAGCGTTGGCGTTTCGAAGCCGCGCGCCGCGCTCGCGTATACGTTGAGCGAAGGCGAGATCTTGCGCAGCACGCCGATCACTGGCGCGGTGCCGTCGAACGAGGTGCCCCCGCTGTCGTCGCCGTTGGCTACGAAGCGATCATTGACGCCAATCTTCAAACGCGTATGGCGTAATCCGCCGGTCAGTACCCAGGCACCGGATTCCCACTGGGTCTGGACATACGGATCCATGCTGGTCAGGCGATTGTTTTCGTCGCGGCGCAACCTTCCCTTGACGCCGGGCCCAGTACTGTCGAAGTTCTCGAAGCCCTGGCGGGCATCTTCAGAATCGGCATATTCGAGACCAAAGGTCGTGCGCAGCATCCCCGATCCCAGAGTCCGTACGTCCTGCCAGTTGACGTCGACACCGCGAAAATCACGGTCGAAATCGATCACGCCGCCCGAATGGGTCGGCTGTTGCTGAAAGCCGCGCGAGAACGACTGGAACTGGATCACGCGGCGGTTGCCACCATAGGCAGTCACTTGCAGGCGGTGCGGGCCGAAGCGCTGTTGCCAGTTCAGCCCAAGCTGCCGGTGGTCGATGCTCTTGCGGGTGTTATAGCGCTCCGCGAAGGTGCGCTGCGGCGTTTGCGTGTCGGTGGTGTCGATCTCGCCCGCGCGCGGATCGCGCTTGAAGGTCTGCCAGGTCGCGCCAAGTGGATCCTGGGTATCGTCTTGATCAAGCGAATTGGCCACGATCGTCAGCTTGCCGTCACGGTTAGTTGCCATCGTCAGCTTGGCATAGCCCTGGTCGCGCGTCGCCGCACTATGGTCGCGGTAGCCATCGGTCTCGAAACGCGACGCATCGATCACGTAGCCGACCGCGCCGGCCTTGCCTTGCGCATTGACGTCGGTCTTGCGCAGGCCGTCGCTGCCGGCGGTAGTCGACATTTCGACCGCGGGCGCGCCTTCGCCATCGCGCGTGAACAGCTGGATCACGCCGCCGGAATGGTTGCCATACAAGGCCGAGAACGGACCGCGAAGTACTTCGATGCGCTCGGCCATGTCGAGATTGAACGTGGCGGCCTGGCCTTGCCCATCGGGCATGGTCGCCGGTATGCCGTCCGCAATGAGACGAACACCGCGCACGCCAAAGGACGAGCGCGCGCCGAAGCCGCGCGAGGACACCTGCAAATCCTGCGCATAGTTCTGGCGATTCTGGACGACGATCCCCGGAACCGTGACCAGGGACTCAGACAGGTTTACCCGCGGCTGGCCGGCGCCGATGCGCTGCGCATCCACGACACTGACGGCCGCCGGAAGGTCGAAGCTCTCCTGCTCAGTACGGGAACCGGTGACCACGACCACCGATTGCGGGGCGGCAGGGGATTGGGCAAAGGCAGGGCAGGCGAAGCTGACGAGCAGGCCAGCGACGAACGGGACATGGGGGCGAGGGAGGGACATTGGTTAGTGGAGAGTGTGAATAGATTGCCATGATAACGGCAGTGGCGGCGGGAGGTCGTCCGGGAGATTTAATACGTGTGTTTAAAAGTCCTTGCGCGCGGCTGCCA
Above is a genomic segment from Massilia sp. H6 containing:
- a CDS encoding TonB-dependent receptor, with product MSLPRPHVPFVAGLLVSFACPAFAQSPAAPQSVVVVTGSRTEQESFDLPAAVSVVDAQRIGAGQPRVNLSESLVTVPGIVVQNRQNYAQDLQVSSRGFGARSSFGVRGVRLIADGIPATMPDGQGQAATFNLDMAERIEVLRGPFSALYGNHSGGVIQLFTRDGEGAPAVEMSTTAGSDGLRKTDVNAQGKAGAVGYVIDASRFETDGYRDHSAATRDQGYAKLTMATNRDGKLTIVANSLDQDDTQDPLGATWQTFKRDPRAGEIDTTDTQTPQRTFAERYNTRKSIDHRQLGLNWQQRFGPHRLQVTAYGGNRRVIQFQSFSRGFQQQPTHSGGVIDFDRDFRGVDVNWQDVRTLGSGMLRTTFGLEYADSEDARQGFENFDSTGPGVKGRLRRDENNRLTSMDPYVQTQWESGAWVLTGGLRHTRLKIGVNDRFVANGDDSGGTSFDGTAPVIGVLRKISPSLNVYASAARGFETPTLNELFYSASGAGFNFGLSPSRSVHLEVGAKSMFGAQTRADIALFQASTRDELVVAVSNGGRTSYRNAARTLRQGMELSVASTFGAGWNVQVAANLLRAIYDDGFGTIPRGNRLPGVPRASVFSELGWATRDGNINAALEAQASSKVHPDDANAAVPAPGYGVLNARLQARQQAGRWHFKEYLRLNNLLDRDIVGSVIVAEANRRYYEAAPGRNWMLGFSARYQFQ
- a CDS encoding DUF3482 domain-containing protein, coding for MIEAPVKIQFALVSHTNNGKTTLARTLVGTDVGEVRDAAHVTQFAEAHLLQTSEAGDTLVLWDTPGFGDSVRLLKRLSMSGNPIGWFLREVFDRYRDRAFWLSQQALRAAKEEADVVLYLVNSSESPQDAGYLPSEMKILEWLGKPVAVLLNQMGPPRAGTEESSEQGRWKQHLAQFPIVKDVLPLDAFARCWVHEHVFYEAVGKLIEPGKHAGYARVLAAWEAANQRRYRNALRLVAELLAVATRDRQEIAAEGTGLVRSALKAVGLGKDDKKRQELAMAALVQRLNNEIGTTTARMLALHRLDPGEAAAINARVRENFAVRAPVDKTQAGLLGAVVSGAATGLSADLMAGGLTLGGGALIGAVVGALTMAGAAWGFNVGTDRNEHSVQFADAFLETLLIGGLLRYLAVAHFGRGRGNYVESEAPPFWQAEVERAVGEHVPDLPALWRALREAPDQEAAIAIAQAATAPAADAVLTQLYPLAVLPAPAVSPAPAPAPITETGTAR